The segment tggcagatgaaatactgTATGGGAaactgtgaggttatgtactttgataggaagaatagagatgtagactattttctaaatggggaaagtctTTGGAAATCTTAAGCACAAAGGGAATTtggagtcccagttcaggattctcttaaggttaacatgcaggatcAATTGACAGttgggaagacaaatgcaatggcATTAATTTCAATATGGCTAGAATACAAGGGCATTGAGCACTATCGAGTTTGTATAAAGCTCTGGacagatcacatttggaacactgtgagcaactttgggtcccatatctaaggaaggtcCCACTGTTGTTAGAGGGGAACccaaaggagatttacaagaatgatcctagggaTGAAAAGCTTGTCATgtgagaagtggttgagggttCTGGGTCTGTtctctgtggagtttagaaggataagggagatctgattgaaacttgctaAGATTGCTGGATAGAATGCATATGGAGTAGATGATTCTCCTAACAGCAGAGAGTGGAATCCAAGCACAACCTTAGGCAcaacctttagaactgaaatgaggagaattttctaCAGCCAGAgcagttaatctgtggaactcattgactcagagggtggtagaggccACGTCATTGAGTGCTttagacagaggtagataggttgtTGATTAGTAAGGacagaacaaaaagaacaaaagaacaaaagagaaacacagcacaggagcaggccctttggtcctctaAGCCTGTGCCATTCATCATGCCATAACTAATCTCTAAAACAACATTCTGCCCTTattcggtccatatccctctattccctccctatttgcGTAACTATCCTGATAGCtcttaaatgttgtcaatgtgCCTGCGTTCACCATCTCTTCTGGAAGTGTGTTCCaggctcttaccactctctgtgtgaaaaacactACTcgtacatctcccttaaacttttcccctctcaccttgaacctgtggccccttgtaattgaaacttcaatcctgggaaaatgcctccgaatatccaccctatctctgctTCTCATTATTTAAAGACCTctgtcaggtctcctctcaggtgccatctttccattgaaaacaatcctagcctttttaacctttcctcatcaccaatgccctcaagaccaggcaacatcctggtgaaccttctctgcactctctccaaagcttccacgtccttctggtaatgttgtgaccaaaactacacacagtactccaaatgcagcctaacaagggtctTATATAGCTGTAACATAGTtcgccaactcttgtactccacacCCTagccaattaaggcaagcatgccatatacttTCTTGATCACATTAGCCACGTAGGTTGCAATCCTAAAATGGGATAAGTGATTTAACATCCCATTCAGTTCTTTTCTAATGAAACATCTTACTGTTACTTCCCAAGTGCATTACCATTGGAGAGAAAGATggtgaaaatatttaacaatgtTTTCAGGTTTGCAAGAATGAGTTTGAAAAACATACCAGCCCTCAAATGGTGGAACAAActtgatggaatgaatggcctaattctcctcCTATTTCTTAAAGGCTTGTGGTCGTGTTAACTCTGACAGCTTTCTACCTTTCTGGAGTATTTTCAGCAAAGAGATAATCTTTGATTATTTATGCTTTGATTCCCCATTCAGCATTTTCAACTTCACAGTCATATTTGACTTTTAGTCATCTCCAATGCATATAATGTTGATCATTTACTTCTTACTTTGGACATCCCAGAAGACAATTGCTTTGTATATTGCATGTTATTGGACATTAAATAGGCCTTCAATCTTTTTATTGCTGAATTGTAATCAATTTTATCTTGTGCAGGAGCCAATATCTTAAGTGgcaccttcaaattcttcataaAAGccgaaataactgcggatgctgtaattcaggagcagaaacaaagttgctgaaaaatcgcagcatgtctggcagtatcttgaaggaggaaacagagttaacattttgggtctgctgacccaaaatgcaaactctgttctttaccttcacagatggtgccagacctgctgatcttttccagtaactttgtttttgttccttcaaaTTCTTCACCACTTTTGTGGAGAAGTAACACCCTTTATTACCTGCAGTTGCACCTTCAAAACTTAGCAGACCTTTTTTTCCAATGTATGAATACAGACGAAGGCTTCAAATTTACCTCAATATCATCTCAGTCAGTGGAGCAGTAATTTTGTAAAATCAAGGAGCTGGGATTTCACTCCTTTGAAAGAAAGCTTTCACTGTAACTGTTCAATattttttgtttctctgtttGGATGGTTAATTTTCTCAGATCAGTGTCCATATATGCCATGCCAGCCTTTCACTGCTGTCAAGTTGAAGAGTCTTCCTGTTTCTGTCTAACAACAGACGACATTTTTCCTCAAAATACTGCTTAAATCCCCAAATTAAAATGCTatctccaaaaagagacaatAAGATGTTTTGTTAGAAACAGAACTGAATATGATCTTAAATCACTTATCCCATTTCAAGATTTTTGTTACTGGTACATCTGTATGGAAACTGGACAAAATGCACAATGGAATTCCCAAtagacaaaaaaaatgtaaatatggAGAAATGTATACGTTGTATTTGTCTTTACAACTTCTTCAGTTTTTAGGCATTTTGTCATATTACTTAATTCCAATACTTGAAAACAATCACCTGGTCTTTTGTGAGTGCATAACCAATCAAGTTCAACAActattttgtttctttgaaaACCATCTTTTTGAAATGATCTAGCACAATTAACAGGAATAGAGATAATTCCCTCAAAATAAACTTGCTGATTTAATCTTATTATAACTCTATTCTGCCTAAAATCTCAATCAGTGTACTTAAAAGCCAAAAGCTTGAATCCCAATCTGAAATTTCTCCTCAGACCTAACGATGGGATACAACAGAATCAGGTTTTCCAACAAGAGAACAAGGCCAAATGCCATGTTTTCCTAAAAGGTCAAGGAATACATAACTGGTGAGAAATAGGCACCAATAATTACCGCAGCATAGACTGGACCAATCCTGATACAGTACTGCCAAGAGACAATATAGCATGGAGAAGACATGCAGATCAACTATCGGCAATCAGAAAGTCAGCGAGACAACAATAATTGAAGATTCATAAATAACTGTGCCGAATACAGACCTGGATATACCTGAGGACAGAGCAGTAATTGGAATATGTGAAGGGGATAGTACCTCAGTGAAGAATACCATGACATTGTACTAACCTCTGAACATTCAGTCATCTCAGGAAAAGACAATGACAGACAAACTTCCCAGTATATCTAAACAATCAGGGATTAAAGCCGGGGGTACATGGACAACCATACAGGAATTGACATCCTCCAAAACATCTTACCGACTAACAGTTGCATATATGATTGTAAATGTCTATGACGCAGAGGGGAGGTGCTATTATGCATTTGTATAGTATAGTAGACTGTCAAGTTGTGTCTGATCGCATGACATAGTGATGATGTCATTGGCTGCTTTGGATGGACAAACAGGTTTCTTTCACCTTGGTGCCTGTAGAGCAAGCGCCTTCAAAATGAACAGCTATCCaaaatctacagttctttgttttattttagctccATAATGAAACTCCTATTGTTTAATGTTTCAGACTCTTCATCCTTCCTAGAACTTAAAAAGGATGAAAGTGAGGTTTAAGGATGTGTGTAGAGGTAGTATGTTCCGATTCATGGGACACAAATACCagtattgagaaaaataagatcTGCATCAACTGGATGTTCTCCATTTCAACTGAACTCTGATTAGTGTTTTTGCAAACCATATAGTTAGGAAAGTAGAGAGGAATTTAAACCAAATAGTGGTGGTAAAGGGGTCAAATTTGGAAAGATGCAGTAAACCACAGTAGAGGGCGGAAGAGAAAGGTATTAATATGGGAAGTGATAAAGTAACAGGAAAGAATCAACTGTCAAATCAAAGTAAATCAACAGAAGACTAGAGATTATAGAAAGTAAAAGGTTAGAACTAAAGAATCTTTAcctgaatgcacaaagcatttaaagggagacagaggaattgagcatgaaaatagaaaataaatgaGAATGATCGCCATTCCTGATGGAAAACATGGATTGAAACTTAAATATTAAAGGGTGCAGGTATTTTGGAGGGATAGGAAGCTATAGCTTTATTAGTTAATGATGGTAACAGAACAACAGAGGAAGGATGATCCAAGTTCAGGAAACCAGGAAATAGTTCAAGTAGAGATGAAAAATGACAACTGCAAGGTATTACTTGTAGGAATAATGTACAGGCACTTTAACAGTATCCACACAGTAGGATGGGGCACAAAGGAAGAAATATGGAACCTTGTCAGAAAGACAGAATGATAATCATTTAAGCTCTCAATTTACAGATAGACTGAATAAATCAGAAAGGCAAGAATAGTCACAATGATTTTTTAGATTTTTTTGTGATAGTTTCTCAGAACATCATGTCTGGACTTGATATTCTGCAATGAGATTGAAGTAATTAATGATGTGACAGATAGCAGTGAttgtaatatgattgaattttacattgttTGAAGGAGAGAGTGAAtctaacatttttgttttaaaaatttaactCAGGAAAATTGACAGCATGAAAGCAAAGCTGGTtaaagtgaattggcaaattagGTTGGACATTAGGTCAGTTGGGATGCAGCGCCAGACTTTTAAGGGAAAGaacatttaccagactgattcctgggatagcagggcTTCTGTATGAAGAAAGAATTGATTAATTTGCACTTCATTCAAGAGTATAGAAGTATGATGGGATATCTCacagaaatctgtaaaattcGAATAGGACACAGTATATACAGGAAGGATGGTCTCAGTGATTAGGAGTACAGATTAGGGATCATACCTTAAGGATGCAGAATAGGACATTTACATTGGAATTGGGAAGAAATTTCATTGCCCAGAGAGCAACGAGCCAGTGGAATGCTGTggcacagaaaacagttgagagCAAAATGTTGCACGTTTTCAGGAAGAAGTTAGATATCTTCTTagtgctaaagggatcaagggatatgaggagaaagcagaaacaagaGTATGATGTTGAACGGCTAGCCATGAtgcaatggtggagcaggtttggaGAACTGAATGGCCCAACTcctgcttttctttatttctatgtttctatgggaTATTTCCAGATACACAAATAGATGTATTCCAATGAGTAAGAACAATTCCAAAGAATGCACCCACCTAAGATTAACTAGAAAGATGAAAGCTAGtactaaactttaaaaaaatataattgTGCAAAAATGGATGCCAGGTCTGAAGCTAGGATAGAATACAACAAACAGTTTCGAACAGTTAAAAAATTAATAAGGAAGGAAAAATTAGAGTATACAAGAGAAAGCAATCCGTaagtataaatatttaaaataaagttaGTGAACATTGATGTTTTGGGAAGGAAGCCTGAAGAATTATTAACGCAAAATCAATTCATAGCAGGCcacttgaaaaaatattttgcatACAAAATGAGGGTTTACTTTGTGGTAACCACAAACTTAGTGGAGAGCCAATGCGGAAAAAAATTGAAAGGACAATGTTTCACAGAAATTCTGATCAAAATCTTACTTTATTGTCTCGTTCCTCACCCTGAACTAAAGTGcgctttaagaaaaaaaaagtttaattttgaaATCAATGTCTTTTTGATGGAGGCGGAAGAAagaggtgaaggaggaggtgtacaGGAAATTTATCTATCCGCAGTGTGCATTAATCTTCTGCAAACTTTGGTGTACGAATTGTTGTATTGTTCACGAAGGGGGACACATTGTTAATGCATGGCAGAAGTTAATATCCGGGTACTGATAGGGTTGGTTTTGCTGTTCCTTTCGGTCTGTGAGCAGCAGTCAATGTGGTGTGACACAGTGCTCGCTACACCCGCATCAATCTCGCTGCGACTTGAATTTCCCGCATGATAACCAATATTTCCAAGTAACCCGTGAGGCAGCGTCATCCTCAGTAACATGGGCGCAGTTCTCAGGCTCTGGCTCTTGGTCTTAGGTAAGGATTCACTTTGATTCCAGCTAGAAGTCATTACAGTTAGACTTGGATTCCGTGGAGCTAATGGTCCCATTTGTTGCCTTGTTATGTTCCAGGGCCTGTTGTCCCTCTGGAAGTGATTGAGTCTCCTCCAGTTCTCTCCCTCCTGAGAGGACAGACGGCTCGGATCGACTGTAGCCTGATACCGGGAGAGGAGCTGGCTGATTTTGTGAAATATTATTGGTGTCGGGCAAGAGACGCTCCTGATTTGAACAGCAACATATCCAGGATCTTCGTGAAAAACAGCCCCCGTGTGTCCGTGTCTATGTCTGAGAGTTTTCTCATTATCCGGGAGCTGATGCTGAATGATTCGGACACTTACCGATGCGTGGTTCTTAGAGAGAAACCTCGGCCCTGGAAATACTTCCTGGGAAATGGAACAACATTGAACGTCCAAGGTAATTGTGAAAGATCGTAAATATTCAGCAGATTGGGTTGCATCTGGAAACAGAAACAGGTCACGGTTCAGATAAACGACCTTTGCTGATAAACTGTTCACCAGTAAAACCTCCAGCTTCTTCCAGTTCTCACCAAAACACGCCGACCTGAGCCGTGACCTGTTTCTGTTCCCACAGAGActgcctgagtatttccagcaaccgtgatattttgtttctgattcagtcTGGACAGACTAGACAGGGAGAGGCTATCCCATGTCCGAAACCAAGCGGTACAGGCTGACACTGAATATCTCAAGAAGCAGAATCCACATGAGGGTTCGGTTTTAGCTCGCACTGCCGCAGAGTGTGGCGGACACAGATTCAATCGGGAATTTTAAAACAGGTTGGGACAACAACCTGAAGAGGAGCATTCCAAAGAGAAACATTTTTCAGAGTTGCCGAAAGAGCCGAGTTGCTCCGGCTCAGtatggacacgatgggccaaatcgCCTCGGTCTGTGCAGAGACCTTTCTCTGACTCGATTAAGGGAGAACGAAATAGCTCAATGTGcgagagaaggaaacagaaataGTGCCCAGAAACACACTAATATAAACCAGACTGCGATGTTCTGTGGGATCGAATGGTTTGCCCGGGACGACCTTTAATCTGACGGTAACCCCTCACCACCTCCTTTTCTATTTAGACCCTTTCAGTCCAGATCCTTTTCAAAACTTAGTTTGAAGAAAAACGCCCAAAAGACAAAGCTCTGTAATCCGAAACCCAACAAAGTCAACTACGAAATTAAACAAAACTAATTTTGGGGAAAacgtttatttttatttatcattTCCTGGAATATACTGCAATAAAGAAACACAACCCGAGGTTGTGTCGGAACGAAACCCCCTTTGGATCACGGGATCTCATTCTGGTTCACATTTTTCATAAAGGGTTATATTTTTCCTGGTGTCGGTCATTTGGAACTCGGTGTACCATTTATCAAATTGGTCCTGCACTGTCCCGTTGAGTATCAAAGTTGCACACAATTTTAATCGCCCCTCTCCTTGTTACCTGTATATTTCTATTGGCTACAATGAAGTGTGATGTTTTGATGTGTTTATTTAGCGAAACCTGAAATCTCTCTGACTGCGGATCCCGAGAATGGAGATGTTGGGATTCAGACACTGACTTGTTTGGCCGCAGGATTCTTTCCGAGAGATCTGAACATTTCCTGGATTGTTGAGGGGGATGTCTCGTATCAGGAGGAGCCGGGCTCGCTGACAGTAAACAGTGACAGCAGCTACAACCTGACCTCCCGGCTGCGGATCACTGACCCTCAGCGGGAGCAGGGAGCCGCCGTCTCCTGTCTCATTGAACACAGGACATTCAATGGGTCAGTGACAGCAAGCTTCAGCAACAGCACAGGTAGGTCCTTTAGCATTACATCCTACAC is part of the Stegostoma tigrinum isolate sSteTig4 chromosome 12, sSteTig4.hap1, whole genome shotgun sequence genome and harbors:
- the LOC132210425 gene encoding tyrosine-protein phosphatase non-receptor type substrate 1-like isoform X1; the encoded protein is MGAVLRLWLLVLGPVVPLEVIESPPVLSLLRGQTARIDCSLIPGEELADFVKYYWCRARDAPDLNSNISRIFVKNSPRVSVSMSESFLIIRELMLNDSDTYRCVVLREKPRPWKYFLGNGTTLNVQAKPEISLTADPENGDVGIQTLTCLAAGFFPRDLNISWIVEGDVSYQEEPGSLTVNSDSSYNLTSRLRITDPQREQGAAVSCLIEHRTFNGSVTASFSNSTGFFKYYYLGLLSPVLIVPFCLWVIRSQCCKLKSGKDSSVRGNDVDGQIMEESECVDNISLSSETLHYASVHVKNPSKSKQKQELKRPEQDQATEYAILKVKDKNNEFYKEVVDYSTVSICPTSNTRQTVNYKATTYASLKK
- the LOC132210425 gene encoding tyrosine-protein phosphatase non-receptor type substrate 1-like isoform X3 translates to MGAVLRLWLLVLGPVVPLEVIESPPVLSLLRGQTARIDCSLIPGEELADFVKYYWCRARDAPDLNSNISRIFVKNSPRVSVSMSESFLIIRELMLNDSDTYRCVVLREKPRPWKYFLGNGTTLNVQGFFPRDLNISWIVEGDVSYQEEPGSLTVNSDSSYNLTSRLRITDPQREQGAAVSCLIEHRTFNGSVTASFSNSTGFFKYYYLGLLSPVLIVPFCLWVIRSQCCKLKSGKDSSVRGNDVDGQIMEESECVDNISLSSETLHYASVHVKNPSKSKQKQELKRPEQDQATEYAILKVKDKNNEFYKEVVDYSTVSICPTSNTRQTVNYKATTYASLKK
- the LOC132210425 gene encoding tyrosine-protein phosphatase non-receptor type substrate 1-like isoform X2; amino-acid sequence: MNQYSSLSSPNGPVVPLEVIESPPVLSLLRGQTARIDCSLIPGEELADFVKYYWCRARDAPDLNSNISRIFVKNSPRVSVSMSESFLIIRELMLNDSDTYRCVVLREKPRPWKYFLGNGTTLNVQAKPEISLTADPENGDVGIQTLTCLAAGFFPRDLNISWIVEGDVSYQEEPGSLTVNSDSSYNLTSRLRITDPQREQGAAVSCLIEHRTFNGSVTASFSNSTGFFKYYYLGLLSPVLIVPFCLWVIRSQCCKLKSGKDSSVRGNDVDGQIMEESECVDNISLSSETLHYASVHVKNPSKSKQKQELKRPEQDQATEYAILKVKDKNNEFYKEVVDYSTVSICPTSNTRQTVNYKATTYASLKK